In the genome of Streptomyces sp. NBC_00433, the window CCCGGCCAACGGCCGGACGTTCCAGGACCTGATCCCGGCCATACTCCCCGCGCTCTGACGGCGGGTCCGGCCGTACGGCCGTAGCAGTTCACCTACACAGGAAGACGGGGGCGGCGGACATGACGGCCGAACTGGTCCGGGGCCAGAACCATCCGCTGCCCGGCAACCGGCTGGAGATCCGGGTGTCGGCGGGCACACCGGTGGTGGCCGCGGTGACCCTGGGGGACGAGGCGGGCCGGGTCGTCGGCGACGGCGAATGGCTCGCCCACCCCGGAGTGCCGCAGCTCGCGGGTGTCGAGGTGCCGCGGCAGGCCGCCGCTGACCACCGGCTCGCCGTGGACCTCGGCGCGATGCCGCCCCCCGTGCACCGGGTGCACGTGCTGCTCGCGCTGCCCGGCGCCGCGGCCCGCCCGGGTGCCCCCGCCGACTTCGGCGCCGCCCCCGTCCCCCGGCTCGCCGTCACCACGCCGGACGGCGCCGCCATCGCCGGCTTCAGCATCACCGGCCTCGGCGCCGAGACCGCCCTGCTGGCCGTCGAGCTCTACCGCCGCCAGTCCGCCTGGAAGGTCCGCGCGGTCGGCCAGGGCTACGGTGGCGGCCTGCCCGCCCTCTTCCTCGACCAGGGCGTCCCCGACCCGTCGGGCGCGGCCGCGGCCATCCACACGGCGGTCGACCGCGAGCAGGCCCGCGCCATCACCCCGCCACCGGCCCCTCCGGCCACGGGCGGCGGCCACGCGGGCCGTGTCGACCTGGGCGGTACGGCCGCGGGTCCGGCGTCCGGTGCGGGCATGTCGGGGACGGGCGGCGTCCGGTACGAGCGCGGGCCGGCGGGCGCCGGCGGCGGGCAGCCGCCGGGAGCCTCCGCGACCGCGAGCGGTGCCCAGCCGTCCGCGACCGGCGGGCCCGTGGACTACCGGCACCCCAGGCGGCGCACCGCGCCCGCCGCGCCGCCGCCTGCTGCCGCGCCGCCGCGGTCCGGGCAGGTGCCGCCGCCGCGGGCCGCCGGTCCGGTGCCCCCGCCGCCGCCCGCTGACGCGCCGCGCGTGCCGATCGCCGGGGATGCCGCCGGGCGGTCCATGGAGGAGCGGCTCTACAACCAGGTCTGGGGCATGTTCGAGGACCTGTCGCGGACCGTGGCGGCCTAC includes:
- a CDS encoding TerD family protein, with the translated sequence MTAELVRGQNHPLPGNRLEIRVSAGTPVVAAVTLGDEAGRVVGDGEWLAHPGVPQLAGVEVPRQAAADHRLAVDLGAMPPPVHRVHVLLALPGAAARPGAPADFGAAPVPRLAVTTPDGAAIAGFSITGLGAETALLAVELYRRQSAWKVRAVGQGYGGGLPALFLDQGVPDPSGAAAAIHTAVDREQARAITPPPAPPATGGGHAGRVDLGGTAAGPASGAGMSGTGGVRYERGPAGAGGGQPPGASATASGAQPSATGGPVDYRHPRRRTAPAAPPPAAAPPRSGQVPPPRAAGPVPPPPPADAPRVPIAGDAAGRSMEERLYNQVWGMFEDLSRTVAAYRSAADFAESRFEQELDRLLADPRTRGGPAAEAAREAAQAKQAALVDQARAVLDRDLAQLAAESEAVEPALPPEFAGWENPVWHAYRVPARLPLAVRLGSLSLPEAPELRIPLLSRLPLERGLWLDSAENRRAAMEAAVAVAARLLASHPVGTFAVHALDPAGSGAAALAPLHAGGALVLPPPAAGAAGVSDLLTRLTERVDLIQMARRGGAAEDLPPGFDTAEQLLIVNEFPYGFDDRSVNQLRYLADEGPSAGVHLLVVADREDAAAYGPVLDPLWRSLLRLTPLPSDHLADPWVGHAWTYEPPLVPPGSRVLADVLRQLAAARPAYGT